In Streptomyces sp. NBC_01439, the following are encoded in one genomic region:
- the infC gene encoding translation initiation factor IF-3, whose product MWCYRGGSISTEPRINDRIRVPEVRLVGPSGEQVGIVPLAKALELAQEYDLDLVEVAASARPPVCKLMDYGKFKYESAMKAREARKNQAHTVIKEMKLRPKIDPHDYDTKKGHVVRFLKQGDKVKITIMFRGREQSRPELGYRLLQRLASDVEELGFIESNPKQDGRNMIMVLGPHKKKTEAMAEAREAQAARKAERQGVAPTEGEAPSEDAAVEVDDTTEVASAEATDAAAEEAPADEANAEA is encoded by the coding sequence GTGTGGTGCTACCGAGGAGGATCCATCAGCACCGAGCCCCGCATCAACGACCGGATTCGCGTTCCCGAGGTACGGCTTGTCGGTCCCAGCGGCGAGCAGGTCGGCATCGTGCCGCTTGCCAAGGCGCTTGAGCTCGCGCAGGAGTACGACCTCGACCTGGTCGAGGTCGCGGCGTCCGCACGCCCGCCGGTCTGCAAGCTCATGGACTACGGCAAGTTCAAGTACGAGTCGGCCATGAAGGCCCGTGAGGCGCGCAAGAACCAGGCGCACACGGTCATCAAGGAAATGAAGCTCCGGCCGAAGATCGACCCGCACGACTATGACACCAAGAAGGGTCACGTCGTTCGGTTCCTCAAGCAGGGCGACAAGGTCAAGATCACGATCATGTTCCGTGGTCGCGAGCAGTCCCGGCCGGAACTCGGCTACCGACTGCTGCAGCGTCTCGCTTCGGACGTCGAGGAGCTCGGCTTCATCGAGTCGAACCCGAAGCAGGACGGCCGAAACATGATCATGGTCCTCGGTCCGCACAAGAAGAAGACCGAGGCGATGGCCGAAGCCCGCGAGGCGCAGGCCGCCCGCAAGGCGGAGCGCCAGGGTGTCGCTCCCACCGAAGGCGAGGCTCCTTCCGAGGACGCCGCCGTCGAGGTCGATGACACCACCGAGGTCGCCTCCGCCGAGGCCACCGACGCCGCTGCCGAAGAGGCTCCGGCCGACGAGGCGAACGCCGAGGCCTGA
- the rpmI gene encoding 50S ribosomal protein L35, whose protein sequence is MPKNKTHSGTKKRFKVTGSGKVLRERAGKRHLLEHKSSRVTRRLTGNAEMAPGDAAKIKKLLGI, encoded by the coding sequence ATGCCGAAGAACAAGACGCACAGCGGTACCAAGAAGCGCTTCAAGGTCACCGGCTCCGGCAAGGTGCTCCGCGAGCGCGCCGGCAAGCGCCACCTGCTCGAGCACAAGTCGTCCCGTGTCACCCGCCGCCTCACCGGCAACGCGGAGATGGCCCCCGGCGACGCCGCGAAGATCAAGAAGCTTCTCGGCATCTGA
- the rplT gene encoding 50S ribosomal protein L20 has protein sequence MARVKRAVNAHKKRRAILEAASGYRGQRSRLYRKAKEQVTHSLVYNFNDRKKRKGDFRQLWIQRINAAARQNGMTYNRLIQGLKAANIEVDRKILAELAVNDANAFAALVEVAQKALPADVNAPKAAA, from the coding sequence GTGGCACGCGTCAAGCGGGCAGTAAACGCCCACAAGAAGCGCCGGGCGATCCTCGAGGCGGCCTCCGGCTACCGCGGTCAGCGTTCGCGCCTGTACCGCAAGGCCAAGGAGCAGGTCACCCACTCGCTGGTCTACAACTTCAACGACCGCAAGAAGCGCAAGGGCGACTTCCGTCAGCTGTGGATCCAGCGCATCAACGCCGCTGCCCGCCAGAACGGCATGACGTACAACCGCCTCATCCAGGGTCTGAAGGCCGCCAACATCGAGGTGGACCGCAAGATCCTCGCGGAGCTGGCCGTCAACGACGCCAACGCGTTCGCCGCGCTCGTCGAGGTCGCGCAGAAGGCGCTTCCGGCCGACGTCAACGCCCCCAAGGCCGCTGCCTAA
- a CDS encoding TrmH family RNA methyltransferase — MGHPDELISPRSPRVAAARRLARRNFRTKERRFIAEGPQAVREAVEHRGRTGASTLIELFATVEAAERYSGIIEAALDAGARVHYASDEVLAEVSQTVTPQGLVGVCHFLDSPFEEILSSRPKLVAVLAHVRDPGNAGTVLRCADAAGADAVVLTDASVDLYNPKSVRASVGSLFHLPVAVGVPVEQAVEGLRAAGVRILAADGAGADDLDAELDAGTMGGPSAWVFGNEAWGLPEETRALADAVVRVPIHGKAESLNLATAAAVCLYASARAQRAPGGCRSVTPS, encoded by the coding sequence ATGGGTCACCCCGACGAGCTGATCTCCCCGCGATCCCCGCGGGTGGCCGCCGCCAGGCGCCTGGCGCGGCGCAACTTCCGCACCAAGGAGCGCCGCTTCATCGCCGAGGGCCCGCAGGCCGTCCGCGAGGCCGTCGAGCACCGCGGTCGCACCGGCGCGTCGACCCTGATCGAGCTGTTCGCCACGGTCGAGGCCGCCGAGCGCTACTCCGGGATCATCGAGGCGGCCCTGGACGCGGGGGCCCGCGTGCACTACGCCTCCGACGAGGTGCTCGCCGAGGTCTCCCAGACGGTCACCCCGCAGGGCCTGGTCGGTGTCTGCCACTTCCTGGACTCCCCGTTCGAGGAGATCCTGAGCTCCCGGCCCAAGCTCGTCGCCGTCCTCGCGCACGTCCGCGACCCCGGCAACGCCGGTACGGTGCTGCGCTGCGCGGATGCCGCGGGCGCCGACGCGGTGGTGCTGACCGACGCGTCCGTGGACCTCTACAACCCCAAGTCGGTACGGGCCTCCGTGGGCTCCCTCTTCCACCTCCCGGTCGCGGTCGGCGTTCCGGTCGAGCAGGCCGTCGAGGGGCTCCGGGCGGCCGGCGTACGGATCCTTGCGGCCGACGGCGCGGGCGCGGACGACCTCGACGCCGAGCTGGACGCGGGCACCATGGGCGGGCCCTCCGCCTGGGTCTTCGGCAACGAGGCCTGGGGCCTGCCGGAGGAGACCAGGGCCCTCGCGGACGCCGTCGTACGGGTCCCGATCCACGGAAAGGCGGAGAGCCTGAACCTGGCGACGGCCGCCGCCGTGTGCCTCTACGCGTCCGCCCGTGCACAGCGGGCGCCCGGAGGGTGCCGCTCTGTGACCCCCAGCTAG
- a CDS encoding sensor histidine kinase: MTVGTNSSPGAGTTAGPPLPVGPCARTGGAADAVPPVHPSEALRGVPPQGAARGAVLGGSAPGEGLAFGIDPDCLPDGLVVADATGHVICFNRAAARMTATEPAQALGRRIERVLPLEDLEGRRWWTLTDPYGGLATRRGQPERNLLLPGGREVLVSASYVRTHPTGPLRRLVVTLRGTEARRRTERSHAELIATVAHELRSPLTSVKGFTATLLAKWERFTDDQKRLMLETVDADANRVTRLIAELLDISRIDSGRLEVRRQPVDIATAVGRHVQALTANGQDPERFLVSVSRPLPDLWADPDKIDQILGNLLENAVRHGEGTVTIGVSPHEKGTAVTVTDEGPGIPEESMGRVFTRFWRGSKRGGTGLGLYIVKGIVEAHGGTITVGRGPGGGAEFRFILPVSAPAYLTQ; the protein is encoded by the coding sequence ATGACCGTCGGTACGAACAGCTCGCCGGGGGCCGGCACCACGGCCGGTCCGCCGTTGCCGGTCGGCCCCTGCGCCCGTACGGGCGGGGCCGCCGATGCCGTGCCCCCCGTACATCCCTCCGAAGCGCTGCGCGGGGTACCGCCACAGGGCGCGGCCCGCGGGGCGGTCCTGGGTGGCAGCGCCCCCGGTGAGGGGCTCGCCTTCGGGATCGACCCCGACTGCCTGCCCGACGGGCTCGTCGTCGCCGACGCCACCGGGCACGTGATCTGCTTCAACCGGGCCGCGGCCCGGATGACCGCGACCGAACCCGCGCAGGCGCTCGGCAGGCGCATCGAGCGGGTGCTCCCGCTGGAGGACCTCGAAGGCCGCCGCTGGTGGACGCTGACCGACCCGTACGGGGGCCTCGCCACCCGCCGCGGGCAGCCCGAGCGGAACCTGCTCCTCCCCGGCGGCCGCGAGGTGCTGGTCTCCGCCAGCTACGTCCGTACGCACCCCACCGGCCCGCTGCGCCGCCTCGTGGTCACCCTGCGCGGTACCGAGGCCCGCCGGCGCACCGAGCGCAGCCACGCCGAGCTCATCGCCACCGTCGCCCACGAGCTGCGCTCCCCGCTGACCTCGGTCAAGGGGTTCACCGCCACCCTGCTCGCCAAGTGGGAGCGGTTCACCGACGACCAGAAGCGCCTGATGCTCGAGACCGTCGATGCCGACGCCAACCGCGTCACCCGCCTCATCGCCGAGCTCCTCGACATCTCCCGCATCGACTCCGGCCGCCTGGAGGTGCGCCGCCAGCCGGTGGACATCGCCACCGCCGTCGGCCGCCACGTGCAGGCGCTCACCGCGAACGGGCAGGACCCCGAGCGGTTCCTCGTGAGCGTCAGCCGCCCGCTCCCCGATCTGTGGGCAGATCCGGACAAGATCGACCAGATCCTCGGCAACCTCCTGGAAAATGCGGTGCGCCACGGAGAGGGAACGGTCACCATCGGTGTGTCGCCGCACGAGAAGGGAACCGCCGTCACCGTGACCGACGAAGGCCCCGGGATCCCCGAGGAGTCGATGGGCCGCGTCTTCACCCGCTTCTGGCGGGGGAGCAAGCGCGGCGGCACCGGCCTGGGCCTGTACATCGTCAAGGGCATCGTGGAGGCGCACGGCGGGACCATCACGGTCGGCCGCGGCCCCGGCGGCGGCGCCGAGTTCCGATTTATCCTGCCCGTGAGCGCCCCCGCGTACCTCACGCAGTAG
- the pheS gene encoding phenylalanine--tRNA ligase subunit alpha, which yields MSAPNKSYDPVEVEALKPEEIERMRDEALAAFASAGDLDALREAKTAHMGDRSPLALANREIGALPPQAKAEAGKRVGQARGAVNKAFGARTVALEAERDERVLVEEAVDVTLPYDRVPAGARHPLTTLMDRIADIFVAMGYEVAEGPEVEAEWFNFDALNFTPDHPARQMQDTFFVQGPEGTQGDESGVVLRTHTSPVQARSLLERKPPVYIVCPGRVYRTDELDATHTPVFHQVELLAVDEGLTMADLKGTMDHMVQELFGEGTTTRLRPHFFPFTEPSAEMDMQCYVCRGESVGNPDRPCRTCSSEGWIELGGCGMVNPKVLVACGVDPEKYSGFAFGFGIERMLMFRHNVEDMRDMVEGDVRFTRPFGSEI from the coding sequence ATGTCGGCACCGAACAAGTCGTACGACCCTGTCGAGGTCGAGGCACTGAAACCGGAAGAGATCGAGCGCATGCGGGACGAGGCGCTCGCCGCCTTCGCGTCCGCCGGCGACCTCGACGCGCTGCGCGAGGCGAAGACCGCGCACATGGGCGACCGCTCGCCCCTGGCGCTCGCCAACCGCGAGATCGGCGCGCTGCCCCCGCAGGCCAAGGCCGAGGCGGGCAAGCGCGTGGGCCAGGCCCGCGGCGCCGTGAACAAGGCCTTCGGGGCCCGCACGGTCGCGCTGGAGGCCGAGCGCGACGAGCGGGTGCTGGTCGAGGAGGCCGTGGACGTCACGCTGCCCTACGACCGCGTCCCCGCGGGCGCCCGGCACCCCCTGACCACGCTGATGGACCGCATCGCGGACATCTTCGTGGCCATGGGGTACGAGGTTGCCGAGGGTCCCGAGGTCGAGGCGGAGTGGTTCAACTTCGACGCCCTCAACTTCACGCCCGACCACCCGGCGCGCCAGATGCAGGACACCTTCTTCGTCCAGGGGCCCGAGGGCACCCAGGGCGACGAGTCCGGCGTCGTGCTGCGCACCCACACCTCCCCGGTGCAGGCGCGCTCGCTGCTGGAGCGCAAGCCCCCCGTCTACATCGTCTGCCCGGGCCGGGTGTACCGCACCGACGAGCTCGACGCGACGCACACCCCCGTCTTCCACCAGGTCGAGCTGCTCGCCGTGGACGAGGGCCTGACCATGGCGGACCTCAAGGGCACCATGGACCACATGGTCCAGGAGCTCTTCGGCGAGGGCACCACCACGCGCCTGCGCCCGCACTTCTTCCCCTTCACCGAGCCGTCCGCCGAGATGGACATGCAGTGCTACGTGTGTCGCGGCGAGTCGGTGGGCAACCCCGACCGCCCGTGCCGCACCTGCTCCAGCGAGGGCTGGATCGAGCTCGGCGGCTGCGGCATGGTCAACCCCAAGGTGCTCGTCGCCTGCGGCGTGGACCCCGAGAAGTACAGCGGATTCGCCTTCGGGTTCGGCATCGAACGGATGCTGATGTTCCGCCACAACGTCGAAGACATGCGAGACATGGTCGAGGGTGACGTTCGTTTCACCCGGCCGTTCGGGAGTGAGATCTGA